Sequence from the Fodinibius salicampi genome:
CAGGTTATCGAGGTTACGGATGTGTTCCGGAATTTCGACCTCTGCCTCTGCTGAACATCCGAACATGAATAAGAGCACAGCATAACAAAAACCGCTTTTAAAAACCGTGTTTATAAGCTTCATTAGCTGTCTCATTAATTTTGATTACAATCAAAACAATTAACGTTCTGCTGCCACCCCGGTTAGAGTATCAGACCAGGCCGAATCGGCAGAAAACGTACGAAGCATGGTCCTGAACTGGCGTACAAATCGCCGCTTGTCATATTTGGGAGCAAATTGTCCGAACTCCAGCAGGAACAGGCGATCATTTTCTTCATCGTAGACGGTCATATTCGCAAAGGGTCCCCCCATTGCATCATGGGTCATCTGCCAGGTGCCCAGCGTTTCATATGCCGGGTAGCCATTCAACTGGAAAGATTCGGTTTCAACGGCCCGAGCGTATTCGGTGGTCACATAGGAACTGTCCCGTGTTCCACGGATCCATTGCCTGGTCAGGGAATCGCGTTTTGCGTTAATCCAGTCACTATCCAGAAAAGAAATATCCTTAACGTCATTTTTCCACCATGCCCAAAACCAGCGGTCATTTTCCGGGAGTGGCCGCCGCATTGTCAGGAAGTGTTGCTGCTCTCCGTCTTTGGTGTATGTAGTATCAATCCTCCGTTGCCAGTCGTGCTGAACCCGGATCTTCCATCCGTGGTTGGCCCATATGCTATCTGCCAGGGCCACCTGTTCACCCTGCCCGTAAATATCTTCTTTCCAGCGCTCGAACTCTTTTCGGAGTAGGTTATCCGTCAGCGTCTGCTCCGAGTTATGAATTTGCTCGGCCAGGGCCGAATCACTGGAAGCCGTCAAAATCATCGTCCACTGATCCTGGTACCATTGGTTCTGCATTGGAAAGGCGAACGACTCGCCATTACGCACCTGTTGTTCCACCTCATCGCTTAGCAAGGCACGTATCCACCGGGCCGTATTGGTGGAGTCGTCAATAGGTGCCGCTATAATCAAGTTTTTGTTTCTCTTGAGCTGTTCCAGCTGGTCGTCATTATTAAAATCGGTGAACCGCAGATCATACAGGGGTTCCGGAGGCCGAGTCGGCAGCGTCGCAATATACCGACCATAGGTTTCCTGAATAGCCTGAACGGTTTGACTCTTTAATTCAGAAGAATCCACGACTACCGTTACTTCACCAAAACCGCCCCGGGCATTCGCTCTATAATCTCCCTGACAACCTATCCAGATCGTCACTAAAATCAACAACCCACTCACTTTTAATAGTCCTCTCATATCCATAAATCTTTCTTTATAGTTTTATTTATTATTAAAATCCCTCAACAGACTTTCACTAACTATCCAATAATAAATCTGTCCCTTATCTATGCTGACCTACTACTTAAATTAATTCCCAGTGGCTGATGAGCCTCCGGAATTGCCCAGCTGCAGCCGCGGCTCCACAATTTGCAGGTGACTCAATGAAAAATGACGGTCAATGGCAACGGTGTCTCCCGGCGCAACATCCTCGTGATTTACAATAGCCCACTCACTGTTTTGGCTCTCCGGCTCCACATACACCCATTCCACTTCATTATTTTCCGTATTCAGCTTGAACAGGAGTGTTCGTCCCCCATCACGTGAAAGAATGGCTGAACGCGGTACTCGGGTTTTCCCCTCCTGCCGCAGTGTTTGAATGCGTCCCTCTACCGTCATGCCCGGCCTCAGGAGTCGCTGACGGTTATCCGCCTGTACAATAACGGTACCGGTCTTGGTTTCGGCATTTACCACCGGCTCAATAGCAACTACTTCCCCTTTCAATTCCTCTCCACCCGGGGCGTATAATCGTACATCCATTCCCCGCTCAATTTTTCCGAGCTCCGACTCCAGCACATCAAATCGAATGCGTACCGTACGGTCATCCACCAGCGTGCCCGCTTCGGTACCGGCACCGATATAGGTACCCGGTGCTAACCGTTCCTGAGTGGAAAGTACACCAGAAAAAGGAGCGGTCATCACCGTATAGGACAGATCCAACTGGGCCCTTTCCATCTTTAATTTGGCATTGGCCAGTCCGGAATAAATGCGGACCAAGCTATCATCTCTTGCAATAACCTGATCGCTACTGCTCAAGCTTTCAATAACACCCTGTGACCGATTCTCTATCTTATACTCACTGACTGCTTGTTTGTAATTATTTCGCGCCTCTTTTAGGGCATATTCCCACTCCTTATCTATAAAGGTCAGAAGGGTATCTCCTTTATTCACTGGTTTGCCTTCAACTATTCTTGACCTTTCAACATATCCGCTTATTTTTGGCTTCAACTCAACGGACTTATTGGCCTCTACCACTCCCTGGCTCTCTACATATTGATAAATAGGTTCGTCGTCGGCAATTGCAAAAAGAACTTCGGGATATACTTCAGCGGATTCCTGCTCTTCTTCGGAAACCGGTTCCTCTTCTGTATTGCCTTCCGTCTGGCAACCTCCAAAAAGCAAACCTCCCAAAAGTATGAATAGCGCTATTTGATGAAATGGTGCTGGTATTATTTTCATGATGATGTTTTTCTGTTAATAACCGTTCTCTGTAGTGTCTTTTATACTTTATAATCCCTTAATTTTTGCACTTAAAGTTTCAATGCTGCTCTCCCTTCAAGTGGAACAAAACTAAAATGCAATGTATTGAGAAACATGTTTTAGGGCAAATCATCTATTTACTAAATATTATAATTATAGCGAATAACGGAAGGGAGTCCCTCAGCCGTATCCTGAATACCGTAGGCCCTTCCCTCCGTTACCTCAAAAAGGGTTACGTCGGCCGGCAGCTCAAATTTCCATTGCGGAGCTCCATTGGAATCCAAAACCTGCCAAACCTGGACTTTCTTCCCCGGATGGTGTTGCTGTACCCAGTACCGTCCGGATTCATCTACTGTAAAGCTCTGGAAGGAGGGCCAATAATCCGGCTCTCCCGCTTCATTGACGGCTTTTTTAAAAGTCGACATTCTATCGTTAGCCAAACTATCAAGATCAGAAGAAGTAAAGGGAACCGGCCTGCTTATGCCCTTCGGCTCCCCGATCAGCTCCCCATCCTGATTGTACTGCTGAAAATTAAGGCTGTCGCTTTTACCGATATATAAATTACCTTCCCTGTCTGAGGCCATTTCAATATCCGGGTAAAATTCGGTCGTAAAAACAGTCATACTATTTGACTCAAGATAAACAAGTTTTTGATTTGAAGGGTAAAGCTCCGGCAGCTGCAGTATCTTCAAATCGATAAAGGTACCGTAAGGATTAATTTTAGAAACGGTTATATAATGAGGCTCATCGCCCTCTTCGGGAACCCGGAAGTAGGGGTTGGAAAATGAAACCAGGATATCACCGTTTGGAAGCGGAAACATATTTTGAGGACTTCCGATGGATCTATTATCAAGTTCTGCATCCTTAATATTTACCGTGCGGATATGCTGATTTGAATTCAGATCAAAAAGATCAATTTCACGGGCGTTATTTTGCAGGACATACAACGTATCTGATTTAATTTTGATATTCGAATTAAGCCCTTCGAACTCTTCCGGTCCTTTTCCTTCACGTCCAATAGACTCCCGGTATCTGCCTTCGGATGAAAATTGGTGGATCTTTTGAAGCCTCGTATCAGCTACATACATATTCCCACTTTTATCAACTGATAGTCCTTTGAAATTTCCGATAAGGACATCATCACTCTCGGCCGGTATAACCAAGTCTTCTGTAAGTACTATCGATTCCAGGTTATCTATCCCGGAAGATCCATCGTTTGAAGTGCAACCAACCATTAAAAGCATCAAAAAATAAGCGGGGAACGATCGTTTTATATTTATAAAGGTAAAAGGAAATGATAACCCGGAACTGTTATTCATGATAAAATTTCTGTTCATTAATGTTATTTACGCGTTTAGTGTTTATAAACTAGGTCCTTGTCATCCTGTCCAGATGCCTGTCTTTTTAAGGCCGATTTTATTAGGTTTTTAAAGTTAATAGATCTCTTGTTCATTTTTTTAATCAATAGTATTGTTCCTTTTTGTGTGAACAAAAACGAACCCAAAAAACCACCGGCGATGAAAATGTTGCTGTCGTTTAGGGGCCTTCGTTAAAATCATTTAAAACTCCTCCCGTTGGTCGTCAAACAAAAATGATTTTTTAACACTACGGCCCATGCACTTTTACCAGCAACATATTCAAAGGCCGGATGGGCAATTTTGAAAGCGACACAGCCCACCCCGGACCATTTCTGTGTGACGAAGGGTGGCCCGGAGCGGGAATCAACGTTTCCGGGCGTTGTCCACCCTGAGGAGTTAAATGGTCCTAGAGCTTTTACGAGCCTTTTGGGGCAATGCCAAAAGGCGGATAAGAATTAAAGAACAATTCATTTGTGAAAACCAATGGTTCGTTTCCATATTGGTAAGGTATGATCAATTAAAATTTTATCCAGAACTAAAAAAGCTATCCGCGGAACGCTTTATTACTACCAAAATAGTAATATATATGACTTTTCATAAAATCAATTCTCCATTTAGTAATTATTGAGAAAAAATTATCCTTGTTGGATGGATACCTTATACAACTACTAATGGCAAGGCAAATGCATAAACTTTTAAGATTATCTTCTTTACTCCTGCTCTCCCAGTTTAATATCGTACCGCACAACCTCTTCCAGCCCGGTCTCTTTATCCCTCTCGCGAGTATAGAGCTTGCCACTTTTTATCACTTCGATCTGTTTTTCCTTCGGCCATTCGAATCGGGTCAGCAATTCTCCATTTTCAGCATCCAGCACCCACCATTCATACATCTCCAGGTCATCGGTATAGACAGAAACCCATAGACGATGCTCATCATCCGGTTTTATTGTGTTGAAGGCCGGCCAGGTTTCGGGAAGCGTGTCATTTCGTATAGCTTTTACTACGTTTTCGTCTGAATTTTGATACCGGGCTAGCGCATCTTCCAACTCCAGGGGAATTTCAGGATCCGGATGGAAAAAAGCCCGCTGATATTGTCCCTCTTCATTATATGTCTTGAAATGCAGATCTTCCGTCCATCCATGTATCAGCTCTTTCCCCGAATAGGCGAATCGAGAACTCCGTTTATAGGGTACCCTAAACATTACAGTTTCTCCCTCTTGATCTATAAGTGTTTGTCCTGTCCACGCAAAAGAAAGGAGATCATGCTTCAGGTATTTTTTCTCTAAGAAATCATACAGTGATACTTCGTAAGTACGTCCTTCCACATTATCCACCACCGAACTGACTGCCTCATCACCAAAAAATATCAAATAATTGCCGTCTGAACGGACATAGAAATCAATGGGTTTGTAAGACAGCTTTTTTTTGCGGGTCTGGTCTAGCCAAGATGGAGGAGCATCCGTTTCTTCGTTAAGAGAAAGAGATACATCTCGAATATGATCCATCGCTTGAAGGTCAAATACCGACATTTTCTGATACATATAATCCAGTACATGCAGGTTGCCATTAGCAACTCTGATCTTCCAAATCATCTGGAACTCTCCCGGTCCCCGGCCTTGCCGCCCAATACTATCGAGATATGATCCATCAGCATTATAAGCATGAACGACTTTCGCCTGATAGTCGGGAATATAGACCCTTCCCTGCTCATCTACCTCTACATTTATCAAAATGCTTCCGCGTATCACTTCTGCGTCCTCATAAGTAACCTCCTCTTCCAATACAATCTCCCGGGTCGGTTCCATATCCGGGGAATGCACCGTCAGGTTATCGAGGTCTTCTACATGTTCAGGAATCTCAACGTCTTTTTCCGCCGCACAGCTATATATTACAGCCAGACAAGCAACCCATATCCAAAAACGACTATGTGATATTTCTCTTTTACATTTTTCCATCCTTATTTTCCCTTGGTTTAAATTTTGTTGTTCCATTTTATCCCTTATTGGTTGATCTTGAAAATTTCCTTTAGAGGAAAGCGGTAAATGTACCCTGTAACCCCAGAGGTAACATAAACGGTATCGTCTTTGACAGACATTGCCGTTGGTGGAACTATATTGTTGTCCAATACTGCAAACCATATATTTATAAATGTGAGAACATGGCGCTAAATAGATGCGTGAAGCAAATAATCTAAGATTTATTATAATTTATAAAGGCCATTCCGCCCTGTAAATCACACCCTCAAGTGTACTTGAAAAAAAGATATCGGAATCTTCAGATATCGCAAATCTAAGGGGTACCGGAGAAGGGTTTTCAAGATCCCGAAAAGTAATAACAGTTAATTCTTCACCATCATTGGGAACCCAAGCTATAGTTACAGGACGATTTTCTCGAACATTAAGTAAAACACCTACTCCTTTATTGTTTGCCGAAATGCCAAAAGCATATGCAAACTGCAAAAGGAATTCTCCACTATCTATTCGCGATTTGTTTTCCTCAAATAAATCTTCAAATAACCCATCAATCGCAGGGACTTTTAAATTCTTTTGCCATAACAATGCCCCTGAATGAGAATACTTCTCTAATATGGCTGTTGTTTGCTGGAATGAGAAAAACCCTGATTCATTACTGCTTAATAAAACATTATTTTTATATATAGCCGGGATATTACCTGAATATATAGCCTGACGCCTTTCATCTGGAGACTGAGTAACCATATACTTTTCACTCACCGCATCTCCGACATACTTTTTGCTTTCGGATTCTATATCTACTAATGTTAAAAGAGAACCATCCTTTCCACCGGAGGGCATAACAAATTGACGTGAATTTATGGCTTCTATCCCTGATGGCATACCCGGAAAATCAACGAAGCCCAAGGGTATATCTTTGATTAGATTTCCAGCATAATCATACGTAATTAATTTTTGGCCGTTAATATCATATACAAGAAAAATGTTATCGAACTTCCAGAACTCACCTATGCTCTGAAATTCCCCCGGACCTCTGCCCGAGCTACCAAAAGAAAACGACTTTTGTCCGTAAAGATTAAATTTAGCAATTTCGTCAATTCCCGCATCATAAAGGAGGAAACCGTCAGATACTGATTTTATCCATGCAGGACTGGCAATCTCATTGGTAGTATCTGCATTTAAAAGAATTGAGACTTCCTCGACTTTTTTTTCGTTAAAAGATATATTTTTCTCCTCCTTCTCAGTAGAGCAATTGACAAGAAAGATCAATAAACAAACATTCAAGTATTTAATCATCGTAGTAATAATTTTCATGAGCTAAGTAAAGCATAACTAATCCACCTTTTTACCATTTTATTTTTCTCCATGAGAAATCATTTATTTTCTATTATTTCGACGTTATAGCGCACAATCTCCTCCAGGCCGGTCTCTTCTTTGGTTTCCCGGGTGTACAGTTTTCCATCTTTTACTGCTTCGATAGGTTTATCCCGAGGCCAAGTAAAACGGGCCAGCAGGCTCCCATCAGTGGCGTCAAGTACCCACCATTCATAAACATTCATATTTTCTACTGTCGTGGCGATCCAGAGCCGGTCTTGATCATCGATTTTCATTTCCGTAAGAACCGGCCATGTTTGCGGGAGGTCCATTGATTGCATGCTTTTGATATATATATCCGGAACTTCAGCTTCAATAGCGGATTTTCGCGTTAAAGA
This genomic interval carries:
- a CDS encoding DUF4837 family protein, with amino-acid sequence MRGLLKVSGLLILVTIWIGCQGDYRANARGGFGEVTVVVDSSELKSQTVQAIQETYGRYIATLPTRPPEPLYDLRFTDFNNDDQLEQLKRNKNLIIAAPIDDSTNTARWIRALLSDEVEQQVRNGESFAFPMQNQWYQDQWTMILTASSDSALAEQIHNSEQTLTDNLLRKEFERWKEDIYGQGEQVALADSIWANHGWKIRVQHDWQRRIDTTYTKDGEQQHFLTMRRPLPENDRWFWAWWKNDVKDISFLDSDWINAKRDSLTRQWIRGTRDSSYVTTEYARAVETESFQLNGYPAYETLGTWQMTHDAMGGPFANMTVYDEENDRLFLLEFGQFAPKYDKRRFVRQFRTMLRTFSADSAWSDTLTGVAAER
- a CDS encoding efflux RND transporter periplasmic adaptor subunit: MKIIPAPFHQIALFILLGGLLFGGCQTEGNTEEEPVSEEEQESAEVYPEVLFAIADDEPIYQYVESQGVVEANKSVELKPKISGYVERSRIVEGKPVNKGDTLLTFIDKEWEYALKEARNNYKQAVSEYKIENRSQGVIESLSSSDQVIARDDSLVRIYSGLANAKLKMERAQLDLSYTVMTAPFSGVLSTQERLAPGTYIGAGTEAGTLVDDRTVRIRFDVLESELGKIERGMDVRLYAPGGEELKGEVVAIEPVVNAETKTGTVIVQADNRQRLLRPGMTVEGRIQTLRQEGKTRVPRSAILSRDGGRTLLFKLNTENNEVEWVYVEPESQNSEWAIVNHEDVAPGDTVAIDRHFSLSHLQIVEPRLQLGNSGGSSATGN
- a CDS encoding 6-bladed beta-propeller → MNNSSGLSFPFTFINIKRSFPAYFLMLLMVGCTSNDGSSGIDNLESIVLTEDLVIPAESDDVLIGNFKGLSVDKSGNMYVADTRLQKIHQFSSEGRYRESIGREGKGPEEFEGLNSNIKIKSDTLYVLQNNAREIDLFDLNSNQHIRTVNIKDAELDNRSIGSPQNMFPLPNGDILVSFSNPYFRVPEEGDEPHYITVSKINPYGTFIDLKILQLPELYPSNQKLVYLESNSMTVFTTEFYPDIEMASDREGNLYIGKSDSLNFQQYNQDGELIGEPKGISRPVPFTSSDLDSLANDRMSTFKKAVNEAGEPDYWPSFQSFTVDESGRYWVQQHHPGKKVQVWQVLDSNGAPQWKFELPADVTLFEVTEGRAYGIQDTAEGLPSVIRYNYNI
- a CDS encoding 6-bladed beta-propeller, encoding MEKCKREISHSRFWIWVACLAVIYSCAAEKDVEIPEHVEDLDNLTVHSPDMEPTREIVLEEEVTYEDAEVIRGSILINVEVDEQGRVYIPDYQAKVVHAYNADGSYLDSIGRQGRGPGEFQMIWKIRVANGNLHVLDYMYQKMSVFDLQAMDHIRDVSLSLNEETDAPPSWLDQTRKKKLSYKPIDFYVRSDGNYLIFFGDEAVSSVVDNVEGRTYEVSLYDFLEKKYLKHDLLSFAWTGQTLIDQEGETVMFRVPYKRSSRFAYSGKELIHGWTEDLHFKTYNEEGQYQRAFFHPDPEIPLELEDALARYQNSDENVVKAIRNDTLPETWPAFNTIKPDDEHRLWVSVYTDDLEMYEWWVLDAENGELLTRFEWPKEKQIEVIKSGKLYTRERDKETGLEEVVRYDIKLGEQE
- a CDS encoding 6-bladed beta-propeller; amino-acid sequence: MKIITTMIKYLNVCLLIFLVNCSTEKEEKNISFNEKKVEEVSILLNADTTNEIASPAWIKSVSDGFLLYDAGIDEIAKFNLYGQKSFSFGSSGRGPGEFQSIGEFWKFDNIFLVYDINGQKLITYDYAGNLIKDIPLGFVDFPGMPSGIEAINSRQFVMPSGGKDGSLLTLVDIESESKKYVGDAVSEKYMVTQSPDERRQAIYSGNIPAIYKNNVLLSSNESGFFSFQQTTAILEKYSHSGALLWQKNLKVPAIDGLFEDLFEENKSRIDSGEFLLQFAYAFGISANNKGVGVLLNVRENRPVTIAWVPNDGEELTVITFRDLENPSPVPLRFAISEDSDIFFSSTLEGVIYRAEWPL